One genomic segment of Aminivibrio sp. includes these proteins:
- a CDS encoding sodium:solute symporter, which produces MANHTMYWIALAVYLLATILIGYIAYKKSLTLEDFYLGGRNIGPWALAFTYVATWNSAVTYIGFPGTAYKFGMAMVASGVLSAIFAGFCGWLLLAQRLKFQSKKLEALTVPEYIELRYKSHGARVLSTIAIIIFTCVYLVAQYAGVGYIMQLYLGLPYGVSIAIMAIVMALYTAIGGYLAVVWTDLLSGIIMTLLSAFLFVFCLDKFGGWTAIFQASAEAMGPKFNEVPGLMGPLAFTYLAFYTLGALGSPQLVVRFFSFKDKRVWRYSLVLMAVVLALQTPMMAFTGIAARVAEFKGLIPAGVIGANTDYTMPAFMIHVAPTIASVLFLVAVVAASMSTANSILLVAGTAFARDFLQKGIRLNITDDQVKKITSIAVLVITFVTAFASMRKLPMVVLLSAMQLTICGAAFMPSLIFGVWWKEGTKAGCVSSIVVGILVPILLFTLLKPYNVFGHPFWPSLISSFLTYYFVSKATIKLPQEHVESLFAFEKN; this is translated from the coding sequence ATGGCAAACCATACAATGTACTGGATTGCTCTAGCGGTTTATCTCTTGGCCACCATTCTTATAGGATATATTGCTTATAAAAAAAGCCTTACTCTCGAGGATTTTTATTTGGGTGGACGAAATATCGGGCCATGGGCACTTGCGTTTACTTACGTAGCTACATGGAACAGTGCTGTTACCTATATCGGGTTTCCAGGAACAGCATATAAGTTTGGAATGGCAATGGTTGCAAGTGGCGTACTGAGCGCTATTTTTGCAGGATTCTGCGGTTGGCTTTTGCTGGCACAAAGGCTGAAATTTCAGTCAAAAAAACTCGAAGCTCTTACTGTTCCTGAATATATCGAGCTTCGCTATAAAAGCCATGGCGCTAGAGTCTTATCCACCATTGCGATAATCATTTTTACTTGTGTCTATCTCGTTGCCCAGTATGCAGGAGTAGGATACATAATGCAGTTGTATCTTGGTCTTCCATATGGTGTCAGCATTGCAATAATGGCAATTGTCATGGCATTATACACTGCAATCGGGGGATATCTGGCTGTTGTATGGACAGATCTCCTGAGCGGAATAATAATGACCCTTCTCTCAGCTTTTCTGTTTGTTTTCTGTCTTGACAAGTTTGGTGGATGGACCGCCATTTTCCAGGCTTCTGCGGAAGCCATGGGGCCAAAGTTTAATGAGGTACCAGGTTTGATGGGCCCCTTGGCATTTACTTATCTTGCTTTTTATACACTGGGAGCCCTTGGTTCTCCTCAGCTGGTTGTAAGGTTTTTCAGCTTTAAGGATAAAAGGGTGTGGCGCTATTCCCTTGTTCTTATGGCTGTTGTATTAGCACTTCAGACTCCAATGATGGCTTTTACCGGTATTGCGGCAAGAGTTGCTGAATTTAAGGGACTTATACCTGCTGGAGTTATCGGGGCTAACACAGATTACACTATGCCCGCATTCATGATTCATGTCGCACCTACAATTGCGAGTGTACTATTCCTCGTTGCCGTCGTAGCTGCTTCAATGTCCACTGCAAATTCCATACTTCTTGTTGCAGGAACGGCTTTTGCACGGGATTTTCTGCAAAAGGGAATCAGGTTGAACATTACGGATGATCAGGTTAAAAAGATTACGTCAATCGCGGTTCTTGTTATTACTTTCGTTACAGCATTTGCATCTATGAGGAAACTTCCAATGGTCGTTCTCCTTTCCGCCATGCAGCTGACTATATGTGGAGCAGCTTTTATGCCCAGTCTAATATTCGGTGTTTGGTGGAAAGAAGGAACAAAAGCTGGCTGTGTTTCATCCATTGTGGTCGGTATTTTAGTTCCGATATTGCTCTTTACACTTCTCAAGCCTTACAATGTTTTTGGGCATCCTTTCTGGCCCTCACTCATCTCTTCATTTTTAACGTACTATTTCGTCAGCAAGGCTACCATTAAACTGCCTCAGGAACATGTAGAGTCCCTGTTTGCATTTGAAAAAAATTAA
- a CDS encoding glycine/sarcosine/betaine reductase component B subunit has protein sequence MKLTLETVRIKDLQFGSDTCLKNGVLYVNKDDIISIAESEPVFNTLKIDIARPGDSTRIINVVDVIQPRCKVSDGIDWPGVLTEEYDIAGKGVTRIVEGMGIVLCQNNTYWSRKWGSFDMSGPCASINPFAKMPELVIEPLAPEGADFREYREAVRRIGFKTSVLLAKATMGAEPDEVEVLDNETSYPGLPRIAYSYQIYSKQYDTQNYREPMFYGNAVPDILPIVVQPTEILDGAIAHCGGFRCVTTYEIQNHPVILELMRRHGKELNFAGVLVTVTSVEAKHRSLVSKMAANILKETLRADGLIVTKGVGGASTLCVGAIASEAEKLGIKSVPIIQILNGKSNLSVECLISEPNVDSIVCSGTYYHNFKLPPVDLLLGGPEDALYLSGDDGVIGGHKIATGNPAKGEVWSTYMKQVGLMSQVGASFGKAVDY, from the coding sequence ATGAAACTCACCCTTGAAACAGTCAGGATAAAGGACCTGCAATTTGGCAGCGATACGTGTCTAAAAAACGGGGTTCTCTACGTCAATAAGGATGACATCATCTCAATTGCTGAGAGTGAACCGGTATTCAATACACTGAAAATAGACATCGCCCGCCCCGGAGACAGCACGAGGATAATTAACGTTGTCGACGTTATCCAGCCCAGATGTAAAGTCTCAGACGGTATCGATTGGCCGGGGGTCCTTACGGAAGAATACGACATAGCGGGCAAAGGCGTAACACGAATCGTTGAAGGAATGGGAATCGTGCTATGCCAGAATAACACGTACTGGTCCCGCAAGTGGGGTTCATTTGACATGAGCGGGCCCTGTGCTTCGATCAATCCTTTTGCAAAAATGCCTGAACTTGTCATAGAGCCTCTCGCCCCTGAGGGAGCAGATTTCCGGGAGTACCGGGAAGCGGTTCGGCGCATAGGTTTTAAAACGAGCGTTCTTCTCGCAAAAGCGACAATGGGGGCTGAACCCGACGAAGTTGAAGTGCTGGACAATGAAACCAGCTATCCAGGATTGCCAAGGATTGCCTATTCATACCAGATTTACTCAAAACAGTACGATACTCAAAATTACCGGGAACCGATGTTCTATGGGAATGCTGTTCCTGATATCCTGCCCATCGTTGTCCAGCCAACGGAAATACTTGATGGCGCTATTGCACATTGTGGAGGTTTCCGCTGCGTTACTACCTATGAAATTCAAAATCACCCGGTAATCCTGGAACTTATGCGTCGTCATGGAAAAGAATTGAACTTTGCCGGAGTGCTGGTAACCGTTACATCGGTCGAAGCAAAACACCGGTCACTGGTTTCCAAGATGGCGGCGAACATCTTGAAGGAAACTTTACGGGCAGACGGACTTATCGTCACCAAAGGCGTTGGTGGTGCATCAACTCTTTGTGTGGGTGCCATCGCCAGCGAAGCAGAGAAACTTGGAATTAAGTCTGTGCCCATCATCCAGATACTGAATGGAAAAAGCAATCTCAGTGTTGAATGCCTTATCAGTGAGCCGAATGTCGATTCAATCGTCTGTTCTGGTACCTACTATCACAACTTCAAACTCCCGCCGGTAGACCTCCTTCTTGGAGGCCCTGAGGACGCCCTCTATCTTAGCGGTGATGATGGCGTTATCGGTGGGCACAAAATCGCGACCGGAAATCCGGCTAAGGGAGAAGTCTGGTCTACCTATATGAAGCAAGTCGGCCTGATGAGCCAGGTTGGAGCTTCTTTCGGCAAAGCGGTCGATTATTGA
- the istB gene encoding IS21-like element helper ATPase IstB, with amino-acid sequence MLKDELLACCKRLRLSRNLADNSELVEADSREEYLLSLLKLEIGHREKGRRDRLIKAAGFTSWKTFDGFHFDDVKLPSGVTPDYLAKARFVEEKKNLILYGNVGTGKTHLATAIGIEACRLGMSTGFYRTANLVNRLSEARKTGKLGKLLAALGKLDLLICDEWGYVPLDREAAQLLFQVISDSYERRSVIITTNLEFSRWVGIFYDEQMTAAMIDRLVHHSYLLLFDGPSNRVRDSLMRRGV; translated from the coding sequence GTGCTGAAGGACGAACTGCTCGCATGCTGCAAAAGACTCCGGCTGAGCCGGAACCTGGCGGACAACAGCGAACTTGTGGAGGCGGACAGCAGGGAGGAATACCTCCTCAGCCTTCTGAAACTTGAAATCGGGCACAGGGAAAAGGGCAGACGGGACCGCCTCATCAAGGCGGCCGGGTTCACCAGCTGGAAGACCTTTGACGGCTTTCACTTCGACGACGTCAAGCTCCCGTCGGGAGTCACTCCCGACTACCTGGCCAAAGCCCGTTTCGTGGAGGAGAAGAAGAACCTCATCCTGTACGGCAACGTGGGAACCGGAAAGACCCACTTAGCCACGGCCATAGGGATCGAGGCATGCAGACTCGGAATGAGCACCGGTTTTTACCGGACGGCCAATCTGGTCAACCGCCTCTCCGAAGCCAGGAAGACGGGGAAACTGGGGAAGCTTCTGGCGGCACTCGGCAAACTTGACCTGCTGATCTGCGACGAATGGGGGTACGTCCCGCTGGACAGGGAGGCGGCCCAGCTTCTCTTCCAGGTAATCTCGGACAGCTACGAAAGAAGGAGCGTGATAATCACCACAAACCTGGAATTCAGCCGATGGGTGGGAATCTTCTACGATGAGCAGATGACGGCGGCGATGATAGACCGTCTGGTGCACCACAGTTACCTGCTGCTTTTTGATGGCCCGAGCAACCGGGTGAGAGACTCTTTGATGCGCAGGGGGGTGTGA
- a CDS encoding TRAP transporter small permease — MFTLILIFGSIQVFGRSIFSAAPPWTEEAMRFCGIYLTLIGSALTVRVDGHVSVDILIEHMKSHKVRAALYLFSRLLCVVFLILFFPGSITLVEKSTRSLGAAIRIPYSYIYAVVPVGILMMLCSYASAIPQFTRQYLKGER; from the coding sequence ATGTTTACCTTAATACTCATTTTCGGGAGCATACAGGTTTTCGGGCGCTCGATTTTTAGCGCTGCTCCTCCCTGGACCGAGGAAGCCATGCGCTTTTGCGGGATCTATCTCACTCTGATAGGCTCCGCCCTCACGGTCCGGGTAGATGGCCACGTATCGGTGGACATTCTCATCGAACATATGAAAAGTCACAAAGTCAGGGCAGCGTTGTATCTGTTCTCCAGGCTCCTCTGCGTTGTCTTTCTCATTCTCTTTTTTCCCGGTTCCATTACTCTGGTTGAGAAAAGCACGCGGTCCCTGGGAGCCGCAATCCGTATCCCGTACTCGTATATTTACGCAGTTGTACCAGTGGGTATTTTGATGATGCTTTGCTCCTATGCCAGCGCTATTCCCCAGTTTACAAGGCAATATCTCAAGGGGGAAAGATAA
- a CDS encoding PLP-dependent aminotransferase family protein has protein sequence MWKGLEKNSGTSLKRQLYSYVKEIILEGKAAPGERLPSSRDLSKKLDVSRNTVLEVYSQLVAEGFLEGKQGSGTVVATGIAKQQKRMYKKDRAALSAPFDTKEETIDFRSGIPDFSLFPQKEWGKLYSKICGSLPLSAFRYCNFAGVWELRESISKYLFRTRGIECDPKNVMIISGATQGLALISKILYKSKNKVLVEDPIHPSILNIFASAGFSLAGIEADDKGMNTSFLISDPNISLIYTTPSHQYPLGSILPIQRRQAIVQYASDNDCYVIESDYGNGSTFRFEGTPISSLYELNPDRVIYVCSFSKILTPALRLGFMLLPDSLIPRYKAYRMNTDLHSESLSQHVLHEFINSGRLEKHTAKMNKIYNQKRKYLISELNARFPGEFEIKGQTAGLHVLVSFHNVVFTEDLVRKITANGVTVYPVEDFSFQNHGRHVNEIILGYAHLSFSEIAKGVEKIGEVIHSAKVQNSI, from the coding sequence GTGTGGAAAGGCCTGGAGAAAAATAGCGGTACTTCTTTGAAGCGACAATTGTATTCTTACGTCAAAGAAATAATCCTGGAAGGGAAGGCAGCACCAGGTGAAAGGCTGCCCTCTTCAAGAGATCTTTCAAAAAAACTGGATGTCTCAAGAAATACCGTCCTTGAAGTCTACAGTCAGCTGGTTGCCGAAGGATTCCTTGAGGGGAAACAAGGCTCAGGAACCGTTGTTGCTACAGGAATTGCAAAACAGCAGAAAAGGATGTACAAGAAAGACCGCGCTGCTCTATCTGCCCCTTTTGATACGAAGGAAGAAACTATCGATTTCCGATCCGGAATCCCGGATTTCTCTCTCTTTCCGCAAAAAGAATGGGGAAAGCTCTACAGTAAAATATGCGGTTCTCTTCCCCTGTCAGCATTCCGCTACTGCAACTTTGCGGGTGTGTGGGAACTGAGAGAGAGTATATCAAAGTACTTATTCAGAACAAGAGGGATTGAGTGCGACCCCAAAAATGTAATGATCATATCCGGGGCTACCCAGGGGCTGGCTCTCATTTCTAAAATTCTCTACAAAAGCAAAAATAAGGTACTGGTGGAAGATCCGATCCATCCCAGCATTCTGAATATCTTTGCCTCTGCCGGTTTTTCTCTCGCAGGAATCGAGGCGGATGATAAAGGAATGAACACATCGTTTCTGATAAGCGATCCCAACATTTCCTTAATTTACACTACTCCTTCTCACCAATACCCCCTGGGAAGCATACTGCCCATTCAAAGAAGACAGGCGATTGTCCAGTATGCTTCCGATAATGATTGCTATGTAATAGAAAGCGACTACGGTAACGGAAGCACATTCCGATTTGAAGGAACACCAATAAGCTCCCTTTATGAACTTAACCCTGACCGGGTGATCTATGTCTGTTCGTTCAGCAAGATTTTGACCCCTGCTCTTCGCCTTGGTTTCATGCTTTTGCCCGACAGCCTTATCCCCCGGTATAAAGCATATAGAATGAACACCGACCTCCACTCGGAATCTTTGTCACAACACGTTTTACATGAATTCATCAACAGCGGACGGTTGGAAAAACACACTGCAAAAATGAATAAAATTTATAATCAAAAACGAAAATATCTAATTTCCGAACTCAATGCCCGTTTTCCAGGCGAATTTGAAATCAAGGGACAAACCGCAGGACTTCACGTGCTTGTTTCGTTCCATAATGTTGTTTTTACCGAAGACCTTGTCCGCAAAATTACAGCAAATGGCGTAACGGTCTATCCCGTTGAGGACTTTTCCTTCCAGAATCATGGACGTCATGTTAACGAAATTATCCTGGGATATGCTCATCTAAGTTTTTCCGAAATTGCAAAGGGTGTGGAAAAAATAGGGGAAGTCATACATTCAGCGAAGGTGCAAAACTCGATTTAA
- the istA gene encoding IS21 family transposase has translation MTRINDIRKAYFENGCTISAIAARFGIDRKTARKYIEKEDFNEPPPAQPAASRWPKLEPWRKQIDEWLEGDVKARRKQRHTAKRVYDRLCTEVKDFGCSYRTVASYVKEKKYQIYSGVRAALPLEHKAGEAQVDFGSADFYENGRLCSGKYLNVSFPYSNAGYLQLFRGENRECLFEGLKAVFEHIGGVPPRLWFDNMSTVVAQVLKEGKRDLCEPFLRFKEHHGFEAAFCNVNAGHEKGNVENKVGYHRRNLLVPVPRFEDLEQYNRELLRLSEEDHCREHYKRNSTIETLHRQDKENLHPLPSAEFDCAGYETVKTDIWGKFRLGGVHTYSTSPKYAGGRVLVRISANSITPLDENHRPVTEHRRLYGPGKQEAMDWLPYLTQLSRSPGALKYSGIWTMLPEELHAFLDGKDKSGQRNVLRTLAILSERDGFERAVKSVSEAVRRGVEDLDSLVVLHDHLHREHPADRMQIDETKQPGIPRLPEVHFTLSAYADLIPGGGRLPC, from the coding sequence ATGACCCGGATCAATGATATCAGAAAAGCCTATTTCGAGAATGGCTGCACCATCAGCGCCATCGCGGCAAGGTTCGGCATCGACCGCAAGACCGCGAGGAAGTACATCGAGAAAGAGGACTTCAACGAACCGCCTCCGGCCCAGCCGGCAGCAAGCCGGTGGCCCAAGCTCGAGCCCTGGCGGAAGCAGATCGACGAATGGCTCGAGGGCGACGTGAAGGCAAGGAGGAAACAGCGCCACACGGCCAAGCGGGTGTACGACCGCCTGTGTACGGAGGTGAAGGACTTCGGATGCTCCTACCGTACAGTGGCCTCCTACGTGAAGGAGAAGAAGTACCAGATCTATTCGGGTGTTCGCGCCGCATTACCTTTGGAGCACAAGGCGGGAGAAGCCCAGGTGGACTTCGGCAGCGCCGACTTTTACGAAAACGGAAGGCTCTGTTCGGGGAAGTACCTCAACGTCTCCTTCCCCTACAGCAATGCCGGCTACCTCCAGCTCTTCAGGGGAGAGAACCGGGAATGCCTCTTCGAGGGCCTGAAGGCAGTCTTCGAACACATAGGAGGAGTACCTCCGCGGCTGTGGTTCGACAACATGTCCACCGTCGTGGCCCAGGTACTCAAGGAAGGAAAGCGGGATCTGTGCGAACCCTTCCTCCGCTTCAAGGAACACCACGGGTTCGAGGCGGCCTTCTGCAACGTGAACGCCGGACACGAAAAGGGGAACGTGGAAAACAAGGTCGGCTACCACAGGCGCAACCTCCTGGTCCCCGTCCCCCGGTTCGAGGATCTCGAGCAGTACAACAGGGAACTCCTCCGCCTCTCGGAGGAGGACCATTGCCGGGAACACTACAAGAGAAACAGCACCATCGAGACCTTGCACCGGCAGGACAAAGAAAACCTTCACCCCCTGCCGTCGGCGGAATTCGACTGTGCAGGCTACGAAACGGTGAAAACGGACATCTGGGGCAAGTTCCGGCTCGGCGGAGTTCATACGTACTCCACCTCCCCCAAATACGCCGGAGGGAGGGTTCTTGTCAGGATATCAGCGAACAGCATCACTCCCCTGGACGAGAACCACCGCCCCGTAACGGAGCACCGAAGGCTGTACGGCCCCGGGAAGCAGGAGGCCATGGACTGGCTGCCCTACCTCACCCAGCTCTCCCGCAGCCCCGGAGCCCTGAAGTACTCCGGAATCTGGACCATGCTGCCGGAGGAACTGCACGCCTTTCTGGACGGCAAGGACAAAAGCGGGCAGAGGAATGTCCTGAGAACCCTTGCCATTCTCAGCGAACGGGACGGATTTGAAAGAGCCGTGAAAAGCGTGTCCGAGGCAGTGCGGCGGGGAGTGGAAGACCTTGACAGCCTGGTGGTCCTTCATGACCACCTTCACAGGGAACACCCCGCCGACCGGATGCAGATTGACGAAACGAAGCAGCCTGGAATCCCGAGGCTTCCCGAAGTGCACTTCACGCTCTCAGCCTATGCAGACCTTATTCCCGGAGGAGGAAGGCTGCCGTGCTGA
- a CDS encoding glycerol dehydrogenase, protein MAHGNLTTGGRTSIEGIHTYIMVENTTRAFGCPLRYIQGYGEFSNLASYTAKFGKACFIIDGFLFEELNARLKAVYKDDSGIFLSVCFKGECWDGEIERIAKIARGNGISVIVGVGGGKTLDTAKLCADELGLPVIIVPSSASNDAPVSEIAVLYTESGEYIGSRKMKRNAELVLVDSEIIAKSPRRLFVAGMGDALATWFEARANEASDSPNYVGQGYKRCKIGMAIAETCHETLFNDGKKALMALERGAITEAVENVIEANILMSGLGFQNTGLATAHGIHSGLTAVPSTHKYLHGEKVAFGIVCQMILENSPEEEIDEVMAFMVEIGLPVTLAQLDVEATHENISAIASKTVQNPLIHHEPFKITGELVYSAILAADQLGRRYLENN, encoded by the coding sequence TTGGCTCATGGAAACCTAACGACAGGAGGAAGAACCTCTATCGAGGGCATTCATACTTACATCATGGTAGAAAATACAACGCGAGCTTTCGGCTGTCCTTTGAGATATATTCAGGGCTACGGTGAATTCAGTAATCTGGCATCGTATACTGCGAAATTTGGAAAAGCATGCTTCATAATCGATGGTTTTCTTTTTGAAGAATTGAACGCGCGCTTGAAGGCTGTTTATAAGGACGACTCCGGGATTTTCCTTTCAGTGTGTTTCAAGGGGGAGTGCTGGGACGGCGAGATTGAACGTATCGCGAAGATCGCCAGGGGAAATGGAATTTCCGTAATTGTAGGGGTCGGCGGAGGAAAAACGCTGGATACGGCCAAGCTGTGTGCCGATGAATTGGGGCTTCCCGTCATTATTGTTCCTTCTTCTGCATCAAATGATGCTCCAGTAAGCGAGATCGCGGTTCTCTATACCGAGAGCGGAGAATACATCGGCTCAAGGAAAATGAAGCGGAATGCGGAACTCGTTCTTGTAGACAGTGAAATAATTGCAAAATCACCCCGGAGACTCTTTGTAGCCGGAATGGGCGACGCCCTTGCAACTTGGTTTGAAGCCAGGGCAAACGAAGCTTCCGACTCTCCCAATTACGTCGGTCAGGGATATAAGCGCTGCAAAATCGGCATGGCCATTGCAGAAACGTGCCACGAGACGCTCTTTAATGACGGTAAAAAAGCCTTGATGGCTCTCGAAAGAGGAGCTATCACTGAAGCAGTTGAAAACGTAATCGAAGCCAACATCCTCATGAGCGGGCTCGGGTTTCAAAATACCGGGCTGGCCACGGCCCATGGAATTCATTCCGGTCTTACCGCAGTTCCTTCTACTCACAAATACCTCCATGGTGAAAAAGTTGCTTTCGGAATAGTCTGCCAGATGATTCTCGAAAACAGTCCTGAAGAAGAGATTGATGAAGTCATGGCCTTCATGGTCGAAATCGGTCTCCCTGTAACTCTGGCCCAATTGGACGTTGAAGCTACCCACGAGAATATTTCTGCCATCGCTTCCAAGACAGTTCAAAATCCCCTGATACATCACGAACCTTTCAAGATTACCGGTGAACTTGTGTACAGCGCAATTCTTGCGGCAGATCAGCTTGGCCGCAGGTATCTCGAAAACAATTGA
- a CDS encoding TRAP transporter large permease — protein MLTIAIIGLLVFLALGVPVSFAIGLGGLLAILFGSNLPGFMAVQQMIRGMNSFALMAGPLFILAGEIMGAANLSKLILDFCRSVISWTKGGLGMVSVMANMIFAGISGSGAATMSAIGSLTVPELKKSGYHRSFVASLIAGSGALGPIIPPSTNMIVYASLTGFSTGKLFIGGIVPGIIIGLCLMGMCYWYANKYKVDLGTGTFDIRLVWKTFKKAFFALIMPFIIIGGVTSGFFTATESGIIACLYGLVCGFFIYRTLQLRDLYTIFKRATASSAMLMMLMGMANIYSYIFARENLAGHIKDLMTSISTNPTVVVLIIIGIMLVIGCFMETLAATAVILPIVYPIITNLGVDPLMFAVLYSIATVVGALTPPVGLYLFMSMNIAEATFQEAIRYSAPVILIILATMGLIVLFPQLVTFLPNLLMGA, from the coding sequence ATGCTCACAATAGCGATTATTGGCCTGTTGGTTTTTCTTGCATTGGGCGTGCCAGTGAGCTTTGCCATAGGGCTCGGCGGACTTCTGGCCATTCTTTTTGGAAGCAACTTACCAGGCTTTATGGCCGTGCAGCAGATGATCCGCGGAATGAACTCCTTTGCTCTTATGGCGGGGCCTCTTTTTATCCTTGCGGGGGAAATAATGGGGGCTGCGAACCTTTCAAAGCTGATTCTGGACTTTTGCCGCTCCGTTATTTCCTGGACCAAAGGCGGCCTGGGGATGGTCTCAGTAATGGCAAACATGATTTTTGCCGGCATTTCAGGATCCGGGGCTGCAACCATGAGCGCCATCGGTTCCCTGACCGTGCCTGAACTGAAAAAATCCGGCTATCACAGGTCCTTCGTGGCTTCTCTCATTGCCGGTTCCGGCGCTCTTGGCCCTATCATCCCCCCCAGCACCAACATGATAGTGTATGCCTCTTTGACCGGTTTCTCTACGGGAAAACTTTTTATCGGAGGTATTGTACCGGGAATCATTATCGGCCTTTGCCTTATGGGAATGTGTTACTGGTATGCCAATAAATACAAGGTTGATCTTGGTACCGGTACGTTCGACATACGGCTTGTCTGGAAAACCTTCAAAAAAGCCTTTTTCGCCCTTATCATGCCTTTTATCATTATCGGGGGCGTCACTTCGGGCTTTTTTACCGCTACAGAGTCCGGAATAATAGCCTGCCTGTACGGTTTGGTTTGCGGATTTTTCATTTACCGTACTCTTCAGTTGAGAGACCTCTATACGATTTTCAAAAGAGCGACAGCCTCTTCGGCAATGCTCATGATGCTCATGGGTATGGCAAATATATATTCATACATTTTTGCCCGTGAAAATCTTGCTGGACACATTAAGGACCTGATGACTTCAATCTCCACAAACCCGACAGTAGTGGTGCTCATCATTATTGGCATAATGCTTGTCATCGGCTGTTTCATGGAAACCCTCGCAGCTACGGCGGTTATTTTGCCGATCGTCTATCCGATCATAACCAACCTGGGTGTTGACCCACTCATGTTCGCTGTGCTCTATTCCATTGCCACCGTCGTTGGCGCCCTAACACCGCCTGTGGGGCTCTATCTCTTTATGTCGATGAACATCGCCGAAGCGACCTTCCAGGAAGCGATACGGTACAGCGCACCGGTCATCCTGATCATTTTGGCAACAATGGGTCTGATTGTGCTTTTCCCTCAGCTCGTTACATTTCTTCCGAACCTGCTGATGGGGGCTTAA
- a CDS encoding TRAP transporter substrate-binding protein, whose amino-acid sequence MKRSFRILMMCLAIFCSFSLLSGVAGAADKPLSLEFGHIQNPGHSLAIAPEEFKAMVEERSNGRVVVNIYPSSQLGTAREMMEQVSMGTLDMTCCDTADWASALNIPKLAVFNLPFLTKNLATQATLIRTIVPEEVPAMIEGAGVRLLMTYSNGIRQPLLKHKPLNSLDDIKGLKMRTAETAMYVDLWNALGASTVTSAWSEAYTLLQQGVADALEADVTGLVNQNMQEVGKYLSKIGHLGAIYCVFINEDKWNSIPEDLQKIIQEAALESQEKQLLGRQASDDAAEQVMVKAGVVINEVSPEERNRMKDACKAIYEKYEKMGLGELINRMLALNS is encoded by the coding sequence ATGAAGCGTTCTTTTCGTATCCTGATGATGTGTTTGGCAATTTTCTGTTCTTTCTCGTTGCTCAGCGGAGTGGCCGGTGCGGCAGATAAACCGCTGTCACTTGAGTTTGGCCACATCCAGAATCCCGGGCATTCTCTGGCCATCGCACCTGAAGAATTTAAAGCCATGGTTGAAGAGCGGTCGAACGGCAGAGTCGTGGTCAATATTTATCCCTCGAGCCAGCTTGGTACCGCCCGCGAGATGATGGAGCAGGTTTCCATGGGCACCCTTGACATGACCTGCTGTGACACTGCGGACTGGGCATCAGCCCTCAACATCCCGAAGCTTGCGGTATTCAATCTTCCCTTCCTGACGAAAAACCTTGCGACTCAGGCTACTCTCATTCGGACAATAGTCCCTGAAGAAGTGCCGGCAATGATAGAAGGGGCCGGTGTCCGCCTTCTCATGACCTATTCCAATGGTATTCGTCAGCCCCTGCTGAAGCACAAGCCGCTCAACAGCCTTGATGACATTAAGGGGCTCAAAATGCGTACTGCGGAAACTGCCATGTATGTGGACCTTTGGAATGCTCTTGGGGCAAGCACCGTGACCTCTGCCTGGAGCGAAGCATACACGCTCCTCCAGCAGGGAGTGGCGGATGCTCTTGAAGCAGACGTAACCGGTCTTGTGAACCAGAATATGCAGGAAGTCGGAAAGTACCTCTCAAAAATAGGCCATCTGGGCGCGATCTACTGTGTGTTCATTAATGAAGACAAGTGGAATTCCATTCCTGAAGATCTCCAGAAGATAATCCAGGAGGCGGCCCTGGAAAGCCAGGAGAAGCAGCTTCTTGGACGGCAGGCTTCTGACGATGCAGCCGAGCAGGTCATGGTCAAGGCCGGAGTTGTCATCAACGAAGTCAGCCCCGAGGAACGCAACAGGATGAAAGATGCCTGCAAGGCAATCTACGAGAAATACGAAAAAATGGGACTTGGTGAACTTATCAACCGTATGCTTGCACTGAACTCCTAA